A genome region from Coleofasciculaceae cyanobacterium includes the following:
- a CDS encoding filamentous hemagglutinin N-terminal domain-containing protein, producing MARFWGNNTQVTITSLAIADRDRQIKKRSHYNSLKLWGSLTGWCLFSSPLAAQITPDGTSGTEVNTTDNVAEITGGTEAGSNLFHSFQDFSVQTGNSAFFNNASEISNIIGRVTGNNISNLDGLIRANGNANLILINPSGINFGDNASLDIGGSFLGSPAASVIFEDGTVFNADISEPFLTISAPIGLQMGQNSQAIQVSGGNNAEANLSVTSGNTFALVANGITFNGGVVTAESG from the coding sequence ATGGCTAGATTTTGGGGCAATAATACTCAGGTTACAATAACATCTTTAGCAATAGCCGATCGCGATCGCCAAATCAAAAAGCGATCGCACTATAATTCACTCAAATTATGGGGTAGTTTAACAGGCTGGTGTCTATTTAGCAGTCCTCTCGCGGCGCAGATTACCCCTGACGGCACTTCAGGTACAGAAGTCAATACTACTGATAACGTCGCCGAAATTACTGGAGGAACAGAAGCAGGCAGCAATTTATTTCATAGTTTTCAAGACTTTTCCGTCCAGACAGGCAATAGCGCTTTTTTCAATAATGCTTCAGAAATAAGTAACATTATCGGTCGAGTCACGGGCAATAATATTTCCAATCTTGACGGTTTGATTAGAGCTAATGGTAATGCAAATTTAATTCTGATTAATCCTAGCGGAATTAACTTTGGTGACAATGCCAGTTTAGATATCGGCGGCTCATTTTTAGGTAGTCCCGCAGCTAGCGTAATCTTTGAAGACGGTACTGTTTTTAATGCTGATATCAGCGAACCTTTTCTAACCATCAGCGCACCTATTGGCCTACAAATGGGTCAAAATTCTCAAGCAATCCAAGTATCAGGTGGAAATAACGCTGAGGCAAATTTAAGCGTAACTTCTGGCAATACTTTTGCCTTAGTCGCAAACGGAATTACTTTTAACGGTGGCGTAGTAACAGCCGAATCAGGATGA
- a CDS encoding TrkH family potassium uptake protein, protein MTIARTICLGFLALIVIGTLLLMMPFTTVTDAGIGNSFIVALFTSASAVCVTGLAVVDTGSYFSFWGQLTILFLVQVGGLGYMTTTTFLILLLGRKFDLRQKFAIQESFDRPFLQGSSNLVRSILATTMIFEITGIFLLLLVFVPRLGWSPGLWYAIFHSISAWNNAGFGLFSDNFISYSSDWIINLVIPGLIIFGGIGYQVIIEMYLYLNNVIKRKPERFCFSLNFKVVVSTTILLLIVGTVAIFFTELNNIETLAPFSFKDKLWAAWFQSVVARTAGFNSIDLGDMTTAGLFIIMGLMFIGASPSGTGGGIKTTTFRIMYNSTKSVLQGKNQVVLYQREVPSTLILKAVAVVFGSAASIVFITILIASIETEFNFLPILFEVISAYATVGLSTGITSSFGVASKIILVFTMYIGRVNILLLIAAIIGDPSPSSLQYPEENLLVG, encoded by the coding sequence ATGACTATTGCTCGTACAATTTGTCTGGGGTTTCTCGCTCTAATTGTAATTGGAACGCTGCTGCTGATGATGCCTTTTACTACCGTTACCGATGCGGGAATTGGGAACAGCTTTATTGTGGCTCTGTTTACTTCCGCCTCCGCAGTATGTGTAACTGGTTTAGCAGTGGTAGATACGGGCAGCTATTTTTCTTTTTGGGGACAGTTAACCATCTTATTTTTGGTTCAAGTAGGTGGTTTGGGCTACATGACGACCACTACTTTCTTAATTTTACTTTTGGGGAGAAAATTTGATCTTAGACAAAAGTTTGCGATTCAAGAATCTTTTGATCGCCCTTTTTTACAAGGCAGCAGTAATTTAGTGCGATCGATTCTTGCCACCACCATGATTTTTGAAATTACGGGAATTTTTTTGCTACTGTTGGTTTTTGTTCCGCGGTTAGGTTGGTCTCCAGGTTTATGGTATGCAATTTTTCATAGCATTAGTGCTTGGAACAATGCAGGATTTGGTCTTTTTTCTGATAATTTCATTAGTTATAGTTCTGATTGGATCATTAATTTAGTTATTCCTGGTTTGATAATTTTTGGCGGTATTGGCTATCAGGTAATTATCGAAATGTATCTATACTTAAATAATGTAATTAAGCGCAAGCCTGAAAGATTTTGCTTTTCACTCAATTTTAAGGTGGTAGTCAGTACCACTATTTTGCTGTTGATTGTTGGTACCGTTGCGATTTTCTTCACAGAATTAAATAATATTGAAACCCTTGCGCCCTTTAGCTTTAAAGATAAATTATGGGCAGCCTGGTTTCAGTCTGTGGTCGCCAGAACGGCTGGATTTAATAGTATTGACTTAGGTGACATGACCACGGCGGGTTTGTTTATCATCATGGGATTAATGTTTATTGGTGCTAGTCCTAGCGGTACGGGAGGAGGCATCAAAACAACAACCTTCAGAATTATGTACAACAGTACTAAATCAGTTTTGCAAGGAAAAAACCAAGTAGTTTTATATCAAAGAGAAGTACCTAGTACCCTAATTTTAAAAGCGGTAGCAGTAGTATTTGGTTCAGCAGCATCAATTGTATTTATAACAATTTTGATCGCTTCAATTGAGACAGAGTTTAATTTTTTACCAATTTTGTTTGAGGTAATTTCTGCTTATGCAACGGTAGGTTTATCAACTGGCATCACATCAAGTTTTGGTGTCGCTTCTAAAATAATTCTGGTATTTACAATGTATATTGGCAGAGTCAATATTCTGCTTTTGATTGCTGCTATTATTGGCGATCCGAGTCCTAGTAGCCTGCAATATCCAGAAGAAAATTTACTTGTAGGCTAA
- a CDS encoding fatty acid desaturase — translation MTAVSPKNFKSSQSPQLSDSIKLRDIINTLPKEVFVKNPRKAWTKLFINILCVALGYWVVAVSPWYLLPLAWVFLGTGLQGFFVIAHDCGHRSFSNRIWVNDLVGHIMTLPLMYPYHAWRILHNYHHKHTNKLDVDNAWAPFTTETFDRSSTTLQWLYRRMRGWFWWMGSIIHWAKLHFNWQKFAGKQREQVRFSVLLVLIGGGFAYSALLFATGIAGLIKFWLMPWLVYHFWMSTFTMFHHTMPEIPFKPEEEWNEARAQLSGTVNCKYPGWVEFLCHDINVHIPHHLTTAIPWYNLRQAHQSLVENWGEYLYQDCTFNWELVQKVTKVCHLYEAQNNYQSVEEYRRFN, via the coding sequence ATGACAGCAGTATCCCCAAAGAATTTTAAGTCTTCTCAGTCTCCACAATTGTCTGACAGCATTAAGCTCAGAGACATTATCAATACCTTACCTAAAGAAGTTTTTGTTAAAAATCCCCGCAAAGCTTGGACCAAACTATTCATCAATATTTTATGTGTTGCTTTGGGTTATTGGGTTGTTGCAGTTTCTCCATGGTACTTGCTACCTTTGGCTTGGGTATTTTTAGGAACGGGTTTACAAGGCTTTTTCGTCATTGCTCACGACTGCGGTCATCGTTCCTTCTCTAATCGCATCTGGGTTAATGACCTGGTAGGACACATTATGACTCTACCTCTTATGTATCCTTATCATGCTTGGCGCATCTTACATAATTATCATCACAAGCACACGAATAAACTTGATGTAGACAACGCCTGGGCTCCTTTTACGACCGAAACTTTTGATCGTTCTTCTACTACTTTACAGTGGCTCTATCGTAGAATGCGCGGTTGGTTCTGGTGGATGGGTTCAATTATACACTGGGCAAAACTTCACTTTAACTGGCAGAAATTTGCAGGAAAGCAAAGGGAACAGGTTCGTTTTTCAGTACTGTTAGTTTTAATCGGTGGCGGTTTTGCTTATTCGGCCTTGCTATTTGCTACTGGAATCGCTGGCTTAATCAAGTTTTGGCTGATGCCTTGGCTGGTGTACCATTTCTGGATGAGTACCTTTACTATGTTTCATCATACTATGCCTGAAATTCCTTTCAAACCAGAGGAAGAGTGGAACGAAGCTCGCGCTCAACTATCAGGTACGGTAAACTGTAAATATCCTGGGTGGGTGGAATTTCTTTGCCACGACATCAACGTGCATATCCCTCATCACCTAACTACAGCTATTCCCTGGTACAATCTGCGTCAGGCTCATCAAAGTCTGGTAGAAAATTGGGGCGAATATCTCTATCAAGACTGTACTTTTAACTGGGAGTTAGTTCAGAAGGTAACTAAAGTTTGTCATCTTTACGAAGCGCAAAACAACTATCAAAGTGTTGAAGAATATCGTCGATTTAACTAA